Proteins encoded in a region of the Clostridium beijerinckii genome:
- a CDS encoding sigma-70 family RNA polymerase sigma factor, translating to MDFNYIEVLVIKCKNNDEIAKEKLAAEFKPLIYNISKRTFIDGYNMYDIQQECFESLFKSVSMYNIKKHRFVAYATNAIKNNIKDLIKRIKSRSSTEGNEALSLHYNFENDLPSDEISTEVSLCEMCDYEDLRLALDNLTREEKEFIDFVFFKNYTVLDYSHLKNMCYSTAILKKNTILKKILNNMSHYYKSIKA from the coding sequence ATGGATTTTAATTATATTGAAGTTTTAGTTATCAAATGCAAAAATAATGATGAAATAGCAAAGGAAAAATTAGCTGCTGAATTTAAACCTTTAATTTATAACATTTCTAAAAGAACCTTTATTGATGGCTATAACATGTATGATATACAGCAAGAGTGCTTTGAATCACTTTTCAAGTCTGTTTCAATGTACAATATAAAAAAGCATAGATTTGTCGCTTATGCTACTAACGCCATTAAAAATAATATAAAGGATCTTATAAAGAGAATAAAATCTAGAAGCTCTACTGAAGGTAATGAAGCATTAAGCTTACATTATAATTTTGAAAATGATCTTCCTTCAGATGAAATTTCCACTGAAGTATCATTATGTGAAATGTGTGACTATGAAGATTTAAGACTGGCTTTAGATAATTTAACCCGAGAGGAAAAAGAATTTATAGATTTTGTATTTTTTAAAAATTATACAGTTTTGGATTACTCTCATTTAAAGAATATGTGCTATTCTACTGCTATTCTAAAAAAGAACACTATTCTAAAGAAAATACTAAATAATATGTCTCATTATTATAAAAGCATCAAAGCATAG